CAGCGCAGTGACTCGGCCAGCGCCTATGCCGCGCGTTTCGCGGCGAAAGAGGCGCTGGTCAAGGCGCTGGGCGCGCCGAAGGGCATCCGGTGGAAGGACATGGAGGTCCGCCGGGACGGGGGAGCGCCTTATTTCGCACTGTCCGGCGTGGCCCGGGAGGTCATGGACGCGCGAGGGCTGGAGGCCTTCCTCGCGCTGACCCACGATGCGGACGTCGCCGCCGCCACGGTGGTGCTCCAGAACCAAGGGGATTGAAGCCATGTTGCGAGTCCTCACCGCCGCGCAGATGCGCCAGGCCGAGCAGGCCGCCGAAGCGCGCCACGGGATGCCCTCCGCGTTGCTGATGGAGAACGCCGGGCGCGGGCTCGCGGATGTGGCCCGGAGCTTCGCGAATCCGGGGGGCCGCTTCGTGGTGGTGTGCGGCCCCGGGAACAATGGGGGGGACGGGCTCGTGGCGGCGCGTTTCCTCCAGGAGCGCGGCGCCCGGGTGTCGGTGGTGATGGTGGGCGACGCCGCGAAGCTCACGCCGGAGTCGCGGCGCAACGTGGAGGCGCTGAAGGGCTTCGGGGTGACGCCCCGAGGGCTGGCGGAGGTGGACGCCCCCGGTCGGGGTGACGTGGTGGTGGATGCGCTCTTCGGCACGGGCTTGAGCCGTGCTCCCGCGGGGGCCTTCGCGGACGCCGTGGTGGCCATCCGGGGCTGGCGCGCGGCGGGGGCGAAGGTGGTGGCGGCGGATGTTCCCTCCGGCCTCCAGAGCGACTCGGGGGCGCCCTTCTCTCCATGCGTGGAAGCGGATGCCACGGTGGCGTTTGGCTTCCTCAAGCCGGGGCAGGTGCTGGAGCCCGGTGCCACGTTGTGTGGGCACGTGCACCGGGTGGACATCGGGATGGGCGGTGAGTCCTCGAAGGAGGTCTCTGGTCCCGAGCTCTTCGTGGTGGAGGAGTCGGACGCTCGGCGCACGTTGCCGGTGCGCAAGGCGGACTCGCACAAGGGGACGTTTGGCCACGTGCTGGTGGTCGCGGGCGGCCGAGGGAAGACGGGGGCCGCGGCCCTGGTGGCGAAGTCGGCGCTGCGCTCGGGCGCGGGGCTCGTCACCGTGGCGGCGCGGTCGGATGCGCTGGACTCCATCCAGGCGCACTCCGCGGAGATCATGGGCATCCCGCTGGAGGCCACCGGCCCGTTGGGGCTTGGCGACCTGGACGCGTTGGTGGCGGCGGCGGAGGGGAAGGATGCGCTCGTCATCGGGCCGGGGATTCCTCGGGGCGACGAGACGGGGGCGCTGATCGGCGAGCTGCTCGCGCGCGTGGAGATTCCCGCGGTGCTGGACGCGGACGCGCTCAACGCGGTGGCCACGGACCTGTCAGTGCTGCGCCGGGCGAAGGGCCCGGTGGTGATGACGCCGCACCCGGGCGAGATGGCGCGGCTGACGGGCAAGTCCACGAAGGAGGTCCAGGCGCACCGGTTGGACGTGGCCCGTCAGTTCTCGACCGGGCTGAAGGTGACGCTGGTCCTCAAGGGGGACCGGACGCTGACGAGCGACCCGGACGGGCGCGTGTACCTCAACACCACCGGCAACCCGGGCATGGCCACGGGCGGCTCGGGGGATGTGCTGTCGGGAATTTGCGGCGCGTTCCTGGCGCAGTCGCTGCCGGTGCCCGCGGCCCTCTGGACGGCGGTGTACGCGCACGGCCTCGCGGGGGACCTGGCGGCGGCGAAGCGCGGACAGCTCGGGCTGGTCGCGGGAGACATCGTGGAACAAGGGCTGTGTGAGGTGTGGCTTCGGTGGGAACGATGAGCGCGGAGACGTCGGCGGTGCGGACGGTGCGGCTGGAGTCCCCCGACGCGACACACCGGCTGGGTGTCCGTCTGGGCGAGCTGCTGGAACCCGGTGACTTCGTGGGGCTGATTGGCGACCTGGGCGCGGGCAAGACACACCTGGTGCGCGGCGTGGCGGAGGGGGCGAAGGTGCCTCGCTCCGAGGTGGCGAGCCCCACGTTCGCCATCGTCTATCCGTACGCCGGGCGCATCCCGCTGTACCACGCGGACCTGTACCGCCTGACGGACTACGACGACCTGTACGCCACGGGCTTCCTGGACCTGGAAGGCACCGACAGCGCGATGCTGGTCGAGTGGCTGGACAAGATTCCCCAGGCCGCGCCCCGCGACTACCTGCGCGTCACGTTGAAGCACACCGGCGGCGATGCCCGCGACTTGATGGCCGAGGCGTTTGGCGCAAGGCCCGCGGCGCTGCTCGAAGCCTGGATGCCCTGACGCACACGGGGGCGTTCCGGAGCCGCAGCGCAGCTAGCTGTTCGGAAATGTCGGGGGTTTTAGCGGCTGAAATGTCCCGACATTTCCGAACAGTGACCGATGGATGCGCGCGGCCCGCCTCATCGGGGCCCGAAGCGGCCCAACCCGCATCCATCTGCACGATGCGCCAGTCCGGCTCGTTCAGGATGGCGCGCAGTTTGGCTGGCAGGTCCTGCCCCGACAGGTCGATGCCGCGGAGGTCCCGCGGATTGTCACCCAGCTCAGAGGCTGCCTCGAAACCACTCAACGCCTCAGGCCAGTTGCCACACAAGCCCATCCGCACGAGTTCCGAGCGGCGACGCTGACCATCGGTCGTCAGCCAGCGGTCGACGAGCTCGGCGCGCACCCTGGGCCCTACGCCACGCTGCGCGAGGCGTCCTGCTTCGCCGTGGAGAGGAGGTCCGTGCCCGTGAGCTCCGGCACCCGCCAATGGTGGAACACGAGATTCGCGTCCACGCCGATAACGTCTTCTTCGGCCACGGGCGCCCAGTACGGCCCGCCGCAGAGCGACTCACTGGCGACGACGAGCTGCTCCAGCTTCGTCCCCGGCGACGGCAGCGAGGGCTCCTCGTTGCGCGCGCCATTCGTGGACACGAACAGCGTCCGGTTGCGCCGCGTGGCCACCATGACGTTGCCGTCGGAGACCAGGAAGTTCATCGCGGACCGCGCGTCCTGCCCCGGCTCGTCCGTAATCGTCGCCACCAGCGACATCGTCTCCGCCAACGCGCGCGCCACGGCCTCCACGGTGACCTCGCGGTCGATCGGGTGCCGGGCGGCCAGGCGGGTGAGGAACAGGTAGAAGCAGCGCTCGCTGTCCGTGGTGCCCTTGATGTTCGTCTTCAGCCGCGGGCAGATGAGCGCTTCCACGGCTGCCCGGTGGGTGGCGAACTCGCGCAGCGTGCCGTTGTGCACGAACGACCAGCGGCCGTGCAGGAAGGGGTGGGAGTTGCGCAGCTCCACCGCGCCCACGGACGCGAGCCGGATGTGCGCCACCACCGTGTGCGAGGACACCCGGCTGCTCACCCGCTCGAAGTCCGGGTCGCTGTGCGCGGGGCCCACACCGTGTGCCACCACCGGCGACTGCTCGACGCCGTACGCGGCGATTCCCCATCCGTCCTTGTGCTCGCGGGACTGGATGAGGAGCGAGTTCTTCTCCGTCACCAGGGCGGGGTGGACTGCTGCGGGAATGGCGGAACGGAATCCAAATAGTCGGCACATGGCGGGTGACGATGACTCCTAACGTCCGGCCCTGACGGATGTCGTCCCGTTCTTACCCACGCGGGGCCGTCGTGTCTCTGCGACGCCGGTTCACATGCAGCCGTCCATCGGCTGGCGGACATGGATGCGCCCGGCCTTCACCACGACACGCGCGTGGGTGATTCCTAGATGGTAGGGCAGATGACGGTACGAAGCACAGCCGAAGACCACCAGGTCGGCCGGGTCGCCCACGGACAGCCTGCCGTGCTGTTGCAACCCCAATGACAACGCGGCGCCCCGGGTGGCTCCCCAATACGCCTCGGCGGCCGTAAGTCCGTTTTCCAGGCACGCAAGCCCCAGCGCCAACGCCGTGTTTTCACTCATGGCGGAGCCGGGATTCACATTGGTCCCCAAAGCGATGTTGAGCCCCGCATCACGGATGCGTCGTCCAGGAGCGTACGGTCGCATGCGCAGGAACAGCGTCGATGTCGGCACGAGTACGGCGGTGACGTTGGCCGCCGCCAGCGCCTGCAATCCCGCGTCCGTCACTTGTTCCAGGTGATCGGCCGTTGCGGCTCCAAGCTCCGCCGCGAGCTCGGAGGCTCCAAAGGCGGTGATCTGGTCCGCGTGCAGCCTGGGCTGCATGCCCAGCGACATGCCCGCGCTGAGGATGCGCCGCGCCTCGTCCACGGTGAAGGCGCTGTCCTCGACGAAGACGTCGCAGAAGCGCGCCAGCCCCTCGCCCGCGACAGCGGGGAGAATCTCCTCGATGCACAGCCGCACGTAGTCCTCGCGGCGGCTCTTGTACTCCTCGGGGAGCGCGTGCGCGCACAGCAGCGTGGGCACCAGCTCCAGCGGCGTGAGCGTGCCGAGCGTCCGCACCGCGCGCAGCATCTTCAGCTCGGTCTCCAGGTTGAGCCCGTAGCCGCTCTTCACCTCCGCCGTCGTCACGCCCTGCGCCAGCAGGCGCTTCGTACGGGGCAGGGCGAGCTGCACCAGCTCCTCCTCGCTGGCGGCCCGCGTGGCTCGCACCGTGCCCGCGATTCCGCCCCCCGCCTTGGCGATCTCCAGGTACGTGGCGCCCTGGTTGCGCAGGTCGAACTCCGCGGACCGCTCACCCGCGAAGACGAGGTGCGTGTGCGGGTCCACGAAGCCCGGACCCACGAAGCCGCCCTGGGCGTCCACCACCTCCGTCCCAGGACCCACCGCGCCCGCGGGCAACCCTGACTCCGGGCCCACGTAGGTGACACGGCCACCGCTCACGCCCACCACCGCGCCCGGGCGAGGGGTGAGCGCGTCCTCCGCGCGCTCCCGGTGCGTGCCTTCCACCGTGAGCACCTCGGAGGTGTTTCGAACCAGCAACTCGAGCCTGTCCATGCGTCAACGACCTCCGCGAGCACCCATGATGGGGACGTTCCAGCTCAACCCTTTGCCGACCTTCGCGCGGCCAAAGCCGCCTGACACTTCCAGGTCATTCAACCCGCCCCAGGAGACGCGCGCCGCCACCACGCCGCCGTAGTACAGCGCCTGCTCGGTGCGGCCTCCCGCGACCACCGCGTGCCACGACACGAACGGAACCAGGCCCAGTGAGACGTTCTTCTCCGGTTGCATCGTCAGCGCGCAGGAGGCCTCCGTGCCGAAGATGCTGCCGGGACCCCCTCGGGAGTTGATGAGCCCGAAGTCGGACGCGCCGCGAACCGACACGGCCGGGGCCAGTCCCCACTGCTCCGACCCCAGGTAGTACGACGCTCCGGCATACAGGCCATACGCGGGAAGGGGCACGGGCAGGAACATCTCCCCCTGCATGCCGGTGTGCAGGTGCAGCCGCTCCGACAGCGGAATCGTCAGCGCCGCGTCGAACGCCATGCCCCACTGCTGCGTGGAGAAGCTCGACTCGTCGCCGCGGAACCGGTCCCCGGCGGGGAGGGACGGCTGCGAGCCCACGACGGGTGCGCTCAGCCGGGGGCCGGAGCGCATGCCCATCTGCAGGACGTTCTGGTCCGGCCGCCCGGGCCCCATGCGCATCACCATGGGGCCCATGGCCGTGGGGGCGCACCCCGTCCCCGCCGCGACGGCGACGCTCCACAGCCCGATGACCGCACCGCGCAAGCGTGTCACGGCGGACTCCATTCTCAGGTGGTGATGCCGGGAATCTTCACGCCGCGCTGCTTGGCCACGTCGATGGCCTCGGAGTAGCCCGCGTCCGCGTGGCGCAGCACGCCCATGCCGGGGTCGCTGGTGAGCACGCGCTCGATGCGGCGCGCGGCCTCCGGCGTTCCGTCCGCGACGATGACCTGACCCGCGTGCAGCGAGTAGCCCATGCCCACGCCGCCGCCGTGGTGGAAGGACACCCACGAGGCGCCGTTCACCGCGTTCACCAGCGCGTTGAGGATGGGCCAGTCCGCCACCGCGTCCGTGCCGTCCTTCATCGCCTCCGTCTCGCGGTTGGGCGACGCCACCGAGCCGCAGTCCAGGTGGTCGCGACCGATGACGATGGGCGCCTTCACCTCGCCTTTGCGCACCAGCTCGTTGAAGGCGAGGCCCGCCTTGGCGCGCTCGCCGTAGCCCAGCCAGCAGATGCGCGAGGGCAGGCCCTGGAACGCCACGCGCTCCTCGGCCATGTTGAGCCAGCGCTGGAGCGAGGCCTTCTGCGGGAACAGCTCGCGCACCACGCGGTCCGTGACGCGGATGTCCTCCGGGTCTCCGGAGAGGGCCACCCAGCGGAAGGGGCCCATGCCCTCGCAGAAGAGGGGGCGGATGTACGCCGGCACGAAGCCCGGGAACTCGAAGGCGTTCGTCATGCCGCCCAGCTCCGCCTGACCGCGCAGGTTGTTGCCGTAGTCGAAGACGTGGCTGCCGGCCGCCTTGAAGTCGTTCATCGCCTGCACGTGCATGATCATCGACTCACGGGCGCGACGCACGTACGTCTCCGGGTCGCGCTGACGCAGCTCGGCGGCGGCCTCCAGCGACAGGTCCGTGGGGATGTAGCCGTTGAGCGGGTCGTGCGCGCTCGTCTGGTCCGTGACGAGGTCCGGCTTGATGCCCCGGCGGTACAGCTCGCGGAACACCGACGCCGCGTTGCCGATGACGGCGATGGAGCGGCCCACGCGCTTCTCCTGGGCCTCCTTCACCATCGCCAGCGCCTCGTCGAGGTCCTTGGCGACGACGTCCAGGTAGCGCGTCTCCACGCGGCGTTGGGCGCGGGTGGGGTCGATCTCCACGCCGAGGAACACCGCGTTGTTCATGGTGGCGGCCAGCGGCTGCGCGCCGCCCATGCCACCTAGACCGCCGGAGAGGATGAGCCGGCCCGCCAGGTCATCGGAGCCGTAGTGGAAGCGGCCGGCGGCGGCGAAGGTCTCGTAGGTGCCCTGAAGGATGCCCTGCGTGCCGATGTAGATCCACGAGCCCGCGGTCATCTGGCCGTACATCATCAGGCCCTTCTTCTCCAACTCGTGGAAGTGCTCCCAGTTGGCCCAGCGGCCCACGAGGTTGGAGTTGGCGATGAGCACGCGCGGCGCGTCCGGGTGCGTGCGGAAGATGCCCACCGGCTTGCCGGACTGGACGAGCAGCGTCTCGTCCTCGCCCAGGTCCTGGAGGCTCGCGACGATGCGGTCGAACGAGGGCCAGTCGCGGGCGGCCTTGCCGGTACCGCCGTAGACGACGAGGTCCTCGGGACGCTCGGCGACGTCCGGGTCGAGGTTGTTCATCAACATCCGGAGCGCGGCTTCCTGGACCCAGCCCTTGCAGGACAGGGTGGAACCACGGGGGGCGCGGATGACGCGGGACATGAACGGACTCCTAGGGTGTGGCGGACGGAAAGGCCCGGCACACTACCTGAAGCCGCGCGCTTCCGGGCCACCACGATGTCTCCGTCGCGCCGCGTCGCGTTCGTCGCCTTACGAATGCAGCGTGTCGTCGTCGGCCTCGTCCTCTCCGAAAGCCTGGACCGGCCTGCGCGAGGAGGGTAGGGCCATGATGCCCTCGTCGCGTTGGACGCGAATGTCGTTGATGACCTCCTTCACGCCGAGCACCTCGTGGGCCAGGGCCTCGGTGGCCTGCCGTTCGTCCGCGCTGCGCACCACGCCGCTGAGCAGCACCACGCCGTCGCGCACGCGGATGTCCACGTCCTCGGCGTCCACCCAGCTCCGCATCAGCCCGTCACAGAGGTCCGAGAGGATGCGCTCACTGGAGCGTTGATAGCCCCGGGGCGCCTTGCCACGAGGCCTCTCGCCACGTCGCTCCCGTCCACCCGCCGCGAAGCCGCCGTGCCCCAGCTCATGGTCCTCGGGCCGTGAGCGGCTGGTGGCGTAGCCGTCCCACGGCGGCGCCATGTTCTCCACGCCGGGCCCATGCCCCGCGGGCTGGGTGCCGCCGTAGCGCACGTCGGTTTCGGCCATGCGTCCAGCGCCTCGCCATGGCCGGCCCCGGTCCGGAAGGCCGCCCTCCCGGCCGCGACGCTCTCGGGGGCCTCTGCTCCCCGGTCATCAGAGGTGCCACCCCCGGTGCTCCGGCCCTGGGGCCCGTGGCCGCCCATGTCCTCCCGTCGGCGGCGCCAGCCCTGGCCAGGGCCGCCGTGGGAGCTTCCCGCCCGGCGGTCGTCCCGATGCTCGCCTTCGCCCACATCCCGGAACGTGCCGCTGGGGCTGTAGCCGGGCTGCCGGGCGATGCGCTCCGGGTCGAACTCCCGAGCGCGGCGGTCGAGCTCCCGGTCCAGGTCGAAGTCACGGCCGTACTCCCGGGCATGGTTCAGGGCACGCGCGGCGCGGCCATAATCGAGGTCGCGTTGGTAGTCGCGCTCGTCCCGCTCCCTGGCCGCGGCGTGGAAGTACCGCTCACTGTCGAAGCCGCGTGGCTGCCAGCCATCCTCCGCGTCCGGCGCACCCCGGCGCTCGTCCCGTTCGGAGGCCCTGGCCCGCTCCCTGTCTGCCCACCGCGCGTCGTCGTCGCGTCTGCCGCTCATCGAATGGCCTCCTCTCGTCGGGTGTGTGCCCTGGCGCTCCTGGCCCGTCCCTGGACGTTCGGGACCGCGTGCGGACTCGGCAACGCGGCCCGCTCCCGCCTGGAGTCCGGCCGGGCGCGGAGGCGTCTGGCGAAGCAGGCACCCTGGGTGGACCTCCAACGGGGTTCCAGGCGTTCCATGAGCGTTCCCGCGCGCCCGGAGCGCGGTAGAGTCCGGGGCGTCGCGATCGGCCGGTCAACCGGCCGTCAGCCGCCAGGAGGACGTGCCATGGATGATGGGAGCCGGAACGCGGAGGGAGCCGAGGCCGAAGTGGCTTCGGGCCTCGCGAAGGTGACGCCCAGCGCCCAGCCTCCGGAAGAGGCGCGCGGACCGTCCGTGGGGCCCATCGCGACGGTGGCGGGGGGAATCCCGGCTGTCGTGTCGGCCATGCGGCACGTCTACGGTGAGATGGACGTGGTGCGCGGCACGCGGCTGTTGCTCAAGGTCAACCAGAAGGAAGGCTTCGACTGCCCCGGCTGCGCGTGGCCGGATCCGGGACACCGCTCCATGGCGGAGTTCTGTGAGAATGGCGCCAAGGCCGTGGCGGAAGAGGCGATGTCCGCGCGCGTGACGCCGGAGTTCTTCCGCCAGTGGAGCGTGGCCGAGCTGTCCCTCCAGACGGACCACTGGCTGGGCAAGCAGGGTCGGCTCACGCAGCCCATGGTGCTCCGCGAGGGCGCCACGCATTACGAGCCCCTCTCCTGGGACGACGCCTTCGCGCTGGTGGCGGAGGAGCTGAACTCGCTCGACTCACCGCACGCCGCGAGCTTCTACACGTCGGGCCGGACCAGCAACGAAGCCGCGTTCCTGTACCAGCTCTTCGTGCGGCAGTTCGGCACCAACAACCTGCCGGACTGCTCCAACATGTGCCACGAGTCCAGTGGCTCCGCCCTCAATGAGACAGTGGGCATTGGCAAGGGCACCGTCACGTTGGAGGACTTCGACAAGGCCGACGCCATCTTCGTCATCGGCCAGAATCCGGGCACCAACCACCCGCGCATGCTGTCCTCGCTGGAGTCCGCCGCGCGCCGGGGCTGCCAGATTGTCAGCATCAACCCGTTGCCGGAGACGGGCCTCAATCGCTTCAAGCACCCGCAGGACGTGCTGCACCTCATCGGTCCTGGCACGGCGCTGAATACGCTGTTCCTCCAGGTTCGCATCAACGGAGACGCGGCGCTGCTCCAGGGCCTGGGCAAGGCGCTGTTCGAGATGGAGGACGCCCGTCCTGGCTCGGTGGTGGCCAAGGCCTTCATCGAGGACAAGACGCTGGGCTTCGACGCCTACGCGGCCCACATGCGCGCGGTGAACTGGGAGGACGTGGAGGAGGGCAGCGGCGTGCCTCGCGCGCGGATTGTCGAGGCGGCGGAGCTGCTCGCGCGCTCCGAGCGCACCATCTTCTGCTGGGCCATGGGGCTGACCCAGCACCGCAACGGCGTGGCGTGCATCCAGGAGATCGTCAACCTGGCGCTCCTGCGCGGCGGCATCGGCAAGCCGGGCGCGGGGCTGTGCCCGGTCCGTGGCCACAGCAACGTGCAAGGCGACCGCACCATGGGCATCTGGGAGAAGCCGCCCGCGGCGCTCCTGGCCTCGTTGGAGCGGGAGTTCGGCTTCAAGCCGCCGCGGCATCACGGCATGGACGTGGTGGAGACGCTGAAGGCGATGCACGACGGGCGCGTGAAGGTGTTCTTCGCGCTCGGAGGGAACTTCCTCTCCGCCACGCCGGACACGGAGTTCACCGCCGAGGCCCTGCGCCGCACGCGCCTCACCGCGCACGTGTCCACCAAGCTCAACCGCGCGCACCTGGTGCACGGACGGCGGGCCCTCATCCTTCCGTGCCTGGGACGCACCGAGCACGACGTCCAGGCCGCGGGGACCCAGTTCGTCACGGTGGAGAACTCCATGGGCGTGGTGTCGACCTCGCGGGGCTCGGTGGCGCCCGCGTCGGAGCACCTGCTCAGCGAGCCCGTCATCGTCGCGCGGCTCGCCTCGGCGGTGCTGGGGGCGCGTTCGAGCGTGCCGTGGCTGCTGCTGACCGAGGACTACGACCGCATCCGCGAGCGCATCGCCCGCGTGATTCCCGGCTTCGACGACTTCAACCGCCGCGTGCGCGAGCCGGGAGGCTTCGCCCTGCCGAACGGCCCGCGCGAGGGCCGCTTCACCACCGCCAGCGGCAAGGCGCACTTCACGGTGCATGGGCTGCCGCGAATCCCGCTGGAGCCCGGGCAGCTCCTGATGATGACGATTCGGACGCACGACCAGTTCAACACCACGGTGTACGGGCTGGATGACCGCTACCGGGGCATTCGCAATGGCCGGCGCGTGGTGTTGCTGCATCCTTCGGACATGAAGGCGTTGGGGCTGTCGGCGGATCAGCTCGTGGATTTGCGCAGCCACTTCGAGGGCGAGACGCGGCTGGCGCGGGCCTTCCGCGTGGTGCCGTACAACATCCCGAAAGGGTGTGCGGCCACGTATTTCCCAGAGGCCAACGTGCTGATTCCCGTGAACAGCTTCGCGGAGAAGAGCCGCACGCCGACCTCCAAGTCGGTGGTCATCAGCATCACCCCCGTGGCGGAGACACGCTCCCTGCCCGCGGGCGCGGTGGCGTGAGCGAACATGCAGCCGGTCAGTGAGACGGGGTGGCCGGAGTCGCTCCGCCCGCTCTACGAAACGGTGACAGGCACTCCCGTGGCGGAGGCGTTGGACGCGTCCGCGCAATGGCGCGAGTCCTTCGCGGGCTGGGTGCGCGGTGCCACGCTGGATGAACGCACCCTGGCGCAGGCGGCGGCGTGGAGCCGCATGGACGCTGGCGACCGGACGCCCGCGGAGCTGCTGTTCCTGTTGTCCTCGTGCAGTGAGTTGCTGTGGCCCTACGCGGCGCCGCCCCAGGGGCTGCTGCCGAGACTGAAGTGGCGTCAGGAGGTGCTGCTGGCCGCGCTGCTCGAGGCGAGCGACGCGGAGGTTGTCGCGCGCGTGCGGCGTGAGACAGAGGCCACGGTCACCACGGTGTTGACGCGCATTCTCAAGCGCCACCCGGAGTCGCTGCGTGCGCTGGTGGGGGACGCGCCGTGCACGTTCGATGGCCGGGCCCTTCGCTTCCATGGCGCGGTGGAGGTGGACCTCCGGCAGGTGTTGGGGACCGGGGCGCGGTCCGTGGCCTTGCTGGAGCAACTGCGTGCGCTGATGCCCGCGACGGCGGCGGACGGCCGGGACCGGCTGGCCGAGTTCATCCGGACGCGGGCCTCTCGGCTGCCGTGGAAGGAGGCCTCGGAGATGCTGGCCGAGCGGCTCTTCGCCCTGGCGACCTCGCCCGATGGCCGCGGAGGGATGAGCGGCTTCCTGGCGTGTTATCCGGCGGGTCGGAAGGAGCCGGATTGGTGCGCGAGGGCGGGGCTGCTGCTGTCGCGGACGCTTGAAGTGGGCGGGCCTCCCGAGGTGGTGGAGAACCTCTGTGAGCTGCTGGCGCGTTTCGATGCGCCGCCCGTGGATGGGCTCCGTGGGGCGCTGGGCGCGCTCGTGGGCGGGGACTTTGGCGCGGCGGCGGACCTTCGGCCGGTGCGCTTCGTGCTCGACCACTGTCAGGCCACGCTTCGCAAGGGCGAGCCGGGGCTCGTGCTCACGTTGCTGTGGTTGGAGGAGCGGTTGTTCCGCGCGGCGGTGCGCCAGGGCGTGCCGGATGCGTTCGAGCGGCGAAAGCGCGCGCTGTCGAAGCTGCGGCCGGGCGCTCCGGGCTTTGAGCAGCTTCAATGGCTCGCGGAGGAGTGCGCCGAACTCTGGCCGCGCTTCCTTCCAGGCGGTGTGCGGCCAGGGCTGGATGAACTGGCCGCGTGGCGGCACGAGGTCTCCGAGCGCGTGGGCAAGAAGCCCATGCTTCGCAAGGCGGGCATCGAGTTCTTCCTGTGGTGCGCGCCGGATGCCGCATCGTCCGAGGCGGAGCTCACGGTGCTGGCGCTCGTCCGCACCGCGACGGACCGGCGTCAGGTTCGGCGGTTGAAGGACCATCCTTCCTCGCGTGTCCGTTTGCGGGTGCGGACGCTGCAGTCCTGGCTGCAAGGTGAGGGCGGCAAGGAGAAGCCGGGAGCGCAGCGGGAGCCCACGCTAGGCGCGGGGGCCGCGACGCTGACGGAGGCGCTGCGTCATCTGCACGTGACGCGGGCGGTTCCGCTGGGGGGCCGGACGTGGCTCCGCGACAGGGATTTGGAGGAGGCGCTGCTGGGGGCGCTCGCCCGTGTCGAGGCTGAGTTCTCCGCGGGGTATCCCGCGCGCTTCCGGGAGGCCCCGGAGTCGCTGGCGGCAGGGCTGCTGGAGGGGCTCGCCGCGGAGATGGAGCGCGTGAAGGCGGACCTGTCCGCGTTGATGTCTCAGGGACAGGCGACGCCCCGTGAGCTGACGCTGTCGGTCCGGCGCCGGATGCCCGCGCCCGTCGAACCACTGCCCGCTGTTTCAGTGCCGGTCGTGCTGGCGGCTGAGGCGCTTGCCGTTTCCGAGCCAGATGTCTCGGAGCCGAATGTCTCAATTTCCGAGGAGCCGGCGCCCGTCTCGCTCGAGCAGGGGCCCGTGCGTACCGGGGTGGAAGTGGCCTTCGTCGTGGACGTCGCCGTGGGAGACTTCCTCCGCACGCGGCGTGTCGTCTCGCTGCAAGTGGTGAAGCTGGAGCAGCGTGGGGAGGGCCAGTGGCTTCCGGCGTTCAAGCTCGGACGTGAGCTTCTGGATGCACAATTGTTGCGGACCGATTCCGCGTTCTGCCTGTTCCTCGCACCCCCGTTTCCTCGTGCGGAGTGCTGGGTGGTGCCCTCCCGGACGGTGCGCGCCCTGATGGAATCCCAGCGCTCCCTGTCGGGCGTGACGCGCGAAGCAATACAGCGCGTGGCACGTCCGCTGTCGCACTGGCTGCTGGGCGACCTGGTGGGGTTGTGGACCGGAGACGAGCGGCCCGAGGCCCATGCCCGGCTGACGGACACCGCCACCGGGCCCGACTTCATCGCCGAATGGCGCCTTGGCTAGCGCACGGTGGTAGCGTCAGCCGCTGATGAGTCACTCCGAGCGACCGCAGGGAAGTGGCCCGACCGCCGAGGGGGCTGAGGGTGTTCAGCAGACACGGCCCACGGGAACAGCACGGCCGGGGGCTGGCGGCGCTGTCCGCCGCTTCCGTCTCACCGTCCTGGAAGGCCCGCAGCCGGGACAAGCCAAAGAGTCCAACGTGGATTCGTGTTCCATCGGCTCCCACGGGCTCAACGACTTCGTCGTCGAGGAGCCCACCGTCTCGCGCTTTCACTGCGAGGTGAAGGTCGACCAGGACGGGGCTCGGTTGAAGGACCTGGACAGCCGCAATGGGACCATCCTCGATGGCGTCCACGTGCGGGACGCGTATCTGCGCGGCGGCAGCATCCTGCGCCTGGGACGCGTCAGCGTCCGGTTCGACTTCAGCCCGGAGAG
This genomic window from Myxococcus hansupus contains:
- the acpS gene encoding holo-ACP synthase, with amino-acid sequence MGIRGLGLDICSISRIQRILDGPRAEPFLNRVYTEAERALCGQRSDSASAYAARFAAKEALVKALGAPKGIRWKDMEVRRDGGAPYFALSGVAREVMDARGLEAFLALTHDADVAAATVVLQNQGD
- a CDS encoding NAD(P)H-hydrate dehydratase, translated to MLRVLTAAQMRQAEQAAEARHGMPSALLMENAGRGLADVARSFANPGGRFVVVCGPGNNGGDGLVAARFLQERGARVSVVMVGDAAKLTPESRRNVEALKGFGVTPRGLAEVDAPGRGDVVVDALFGTGLSRAPAGAFADAVVAIRGWRAAGAKVVAADVPSGLQSDSGAPFSPCVEADATVAFGFLKPGQVLEPGATLCGHVHRVDIGMGGESSKEVSGPELFVVEESDARRTLPVRKADSHKGTFGHVLVVAGGRGKTGAAALVAKSALRSGAGLVTVAARSDALDSIQAHSAEIMGIPLEATGPLGLGDLDALVAAAEGKDALVIGPGIPRGDETGALIGELLARVEIPAVLDADALNAVATDLSVLRRAKGPVVMTPHPGEMARLTGKSTKEVQAHRLDVARQFSTGLKVTLVLKGDRTLTSDPDGRVYLNTTGNPGMATGGSGDVLSGICGAFLAQSLPVPAALWTAVYAHGLAGDLAAAKRGQLGLVAGDIVEQGLCEVWLRWER
- the tsaE gene encoding tRNA (adenosine(37)-N6)-threonylcarbamoyltransferase complex ATPase subunit type 1 TsaE produces the protein MSAETSAVRTVRLESPDATHRLGVRLGELLEPGDFVGLIGDLGAGKTHLVRGVAEGAKVPRSEVASPTFAIVYPYAGRIPLYHADLYRLTDYDDLYATGFLDLEGTDSAMLVEWLDKIPQAAPRDYLRVTLKHTGGDARDLMAEAFGARPAALLEAWMP
- a CDS encoding class II glutamine amidotransferase, with protein sequence MCRLFGFRSAIPAAVHPALVTEKNSLLIQSREHKDGWGIAAYGVEQSPVVAHGVGPAHSDPDFERVSSRVSSHTVVAHIRLASVGAVELRNSHPFLHGRWSFVHNGTLREFATHRAAVEALICPRLKTNIKGTTDSERCFYLFLTRLAARHPIDREVTVEAVARALAETMSLVATITDEPGQDARSAMNFLVSDGNVMVATRRNRTLFVSTNGARNEEPSLPSPGTKLEQLVVASESLCGGPYWAPVAEEDVIGVDANLVFHHWRVPELTGTDLLSTAKQDASRSVA
- the hutI gene encoding imidazolonepropionase, translated to MDRLELLVRNTSEVLTVEGTHRERAEDALTPRPGAVVGVSGGRVTYVGPESGLPAGAVGPGTEVVDAQGGFVGPGFVDPHTHLVFAGERSAEFDLRNQGATYLEIAKAGGGIAGTVRATRAASEEELVQLALPRTKRLLAQGVTTAEVKSGYGLNLETELKMLRAVRTLGTLTPLELVPTLLCAHALPEEYKSRREDYVRLCIEEILPAVAGEGLARFCDVFVEDSAFTVDEARRILSAGMSLGMQPRLHADQITAFGASELAAELGAATADHLEQVTDAGLQALAAANVTAVLVPTSTLFLRMRPYAPGRRIRDAGLNIALGTNVNPGSAMSENTALALGLACLENGLTAAEAYWGATRGAALSLGLQQHGRLSVGDPADLVVFGCASYRHLPYHLGITHARVVVKAGRIHVRQPMDGCM